In one Phyllostomus discolor isolate MPI-MPIP mPhyDis1 chromosome 8, mPhyDis1.pri.v3, whole genome shotgun sequence genomic region, the following are encoded:
- the GLRB gene encoding glycine receptor subunit beta isoform X1, translating into MKFLLAIAFFILISLWVEEAYSKEKSSKKGKGKKKQYLCPSQQSAEDLARVPANSTSNILNRLLVSYDPRIRPNFKGIPVDVVVNIFINSFGSIQETTMDYRVNIFLRQKWNDPRLKLPSDFRGSDALTVDPTMYKCLWKPDLFFANEKSANFHDVTQENILLFIFRDGDVLVSMRLSITLSCPLDLTLFPMDTQRCKMQLESFGYTTDDLRFIWQSGDPVQLEKIALPQFDIKKEDIEYGNCTKYYKGTGYYTCVEVIFTLRRQVGFYMMGVYAPTLLIVVLSWLSFWINPDASAARVPLGIFSVLSLASECTTLAAELPKVSYVKALDVWLIACLLFGFASLVEYAVVQVMLNNPKRVEAEKARIAKAEQADGKGGNVAKKNTVNGTGTPVHISTLQVGETRCKKVCTSKSDLRSNDFSIVGSLPRDFELSNYDCYGKPIEVNNGLGKSQAKSNKKPPPAKPVIPTAAKRIDLYARALFPFCFLFFNVIYWSIYL; encoded by the exons cCAGCAGTCAGCAGAAGACCTTGCCCGTGTCCCCGCCAACTCCACTAGCAACATCTTGAATAGGCTGCTGGTCAGTTATGATCCCCGGATCAGACCGAATTTCAAAG GTATTCCTGTTGATGTAGTAGTCAACATTTTTATCAACAGCTTTGGATCCATTCAAGAGACCACCATG gaCTATAGAGTGAACATCTTCCTGCGACAAAAATGGAATGATCCCAGGCTGAAGCTCCCTAGTGATTTTCGGGGCTCGGATGCACTGACAGTGGATCCCACAATGTACAAATGTCTGTGGAAACCTGATTTATTTTTCGCAAATGAAAAAAGTGCCAATTTTCATGATGTAACCCAGGAAAAtatcctcctttttatttttcggGATGGAGATGTCCTGGTCAGCATGAG GTTATCTATTACTCTTTCGTGCCCATTGGACTTGACCTTGTTTCCCATGGATACACAACGTTGCAAAATGCAACTTGAGAGCT ttggTTACACAACTGATGATTTACGATTTATCTGGCAGTCAGGGGATCCTGTTCAGTTAGAAAAAATTGCCTTGCCTCAATTTGATATTAAAAAGGAGGATATTGAATATGGTAACTGTACAAAATATTATAAAGGCACTG GGTACTACACATGTGTGGAAGTCATCTTCACCCTCAGGAGACAAGTCGGGTTTTACATGATGGGCGTCTATGCGCCAACCCTGCTGATCGTGGTTCTGTCCTGGCTTTCCTTCTGGATCAACCCGGATGCCAGTGCTGCCCGAGTGCCGCTGG GCATCTTCTCAGTACTCAGCTTGGCCTCTGAGTGCACAACGCTTGCTGCTGAACTGCCCAAGGTATCCTACGTGAAGGCTCTTGACGTCTGGCTCATTGCTTGCCTGCTCTTTGGGTTTGCTTCCCTTGTGGAGTATGCAGTGGTCCAGGTGATGCTAAATAACCCAAAACGAGTTGAAGCAGAAAAAGCCAGAATTGCTAAAGCTGAGCAAGCAGATGGAAAAGGTGGAAATGTGGCTAAAAAGAACACTGTGAACGGTACAGGGACTCCGGTTCACATTAGCACTTTGCAG GTTGGTGAGACAAGGTGCAAAAAAGTTTGTACTTCTAAGTCTGACCTGAGATCTAATGACTTCAGCATTGTTGGAAGCTTACCCAGAGATTTTGAATTATCCAATTATGACTGCTATGGGAAACCTATTGAAGTCAACAATGGACTTGGCAAATCTCAGGCAAAGAGCAACAAGAAGCCTCCCCCCGCCAAACCCGTTATTCCAACAGCAGCAAAGAGAATTGATCTTTATGCAAGAGCATTGTTTCCATTCTGCTTCCTGTTCTTCAATGTTATATATTGGTctatatatttatga
- the GLRB gene encoding glycine receptor subunit beta isoform X2, which translates to MKFLLAIAFFILISLWVEEAYSKEKSSKKGKGKKKQYLCPSQQSAEDLARVPANSTSNILNRLLVSYDPRIRPNFKGIPVDVVVNIFINSFGSIQETTMDYRVNIFLRQKWNDPRLKLPSDFRGSDALTVDPTMYKCLWKPDLFFANEKSANFHDVTQENILLFIFRDGDVLVSMRLSITLSCPLDLTLFPMDTQRCKMQLESFGYTTDDLRFIWQSGDPVQLEKIALPQFDIKKEDIEYGNCTKYYKGTGYYTCVEVIFTLRRQVGFYMMGVYAPTLLIVVLSWLSFWINPDASAARVPLGIFSVLSLASECTTLAAELPKVSYVKALDVWLIACLLFGFASLVEYAVVQVMLNNPKRVEAEKARIAKAEQADGKGGNVAKKNTVNGTGTPVHISTLQKYHYHIEIMPKSSVQEISYKVIALKCI; encoded by the exons cCAGCAGTCAGCAGAAGACCTTGCCCGTGTCCCCGCCAACTCCACTAGCAACATCTTGAATAGGCTGCTGGTCAGTTATGATCCCCGGATCAGACCGAATTTCAAAG GTATTCCTGTTGATGTAGTAGTCAACATTTTTATCAACAGCTTTGGATCCATTCAAGAGACCACCATG gaCTATAGAGTGAACATCTTCCTGCGACAAAAATGGAATGATCCCAGGCTGAAGCTCCCTAGTGATTTTCGGGGCTCGGATGCACTGACAGTGGATCCCACAATGTACAAATGTCTGTGGAAACCTGATTTATTTTTCGCAAATGAAAAAAGTGCCAATTTTCATGATGTAACCCAGGAAAAtatcctcctttttatttttcggGATGGAGATGTCCTGGTCAGCATGAG GTTATCTATTACTCTTTCGTGCCCATTGGACTTGACCTTGTTTCCCATGGATACACAACGTTGCAAAATGCAACTTGAGAGCT ttggTTACACAACTGATGATTTACGATTTATCTGGCAGTCAGGGGATCCTGTTCAGTTAGAAAAAATTGCCTTGCCTCAATTTGATATTAAAAAGGAGGATATTGAATATGGTAACTGTACAAAATATTATAAAGGCACTG GGTACTACACATGTGTGGAAGTCATCTTCACCCTCAGGAGACAAGTCGGGTTTTACATGATGGGCGTCTATGCGCCAACCCTGCTGATCGTGGTTCTGTCCTGGCTTTCCTTCTGGATCAACCCGGATGCCAGTGCTGCCCGAGTGCCGCTGG GCATCTTCTCAGTACTCAGCTTGGCCTCTGAGTGCACAACGCTTGCTGCTGAACTGCCCAAGGTATCCTACGTGAAGGCTCTTGACGTCTGGCTCATTGCTTGCCTGCTCTTTGGGTTTGCTTCCCTTGTGGAGTATGCAGTGGTCCAGGTGATGCTAAATAACCCAAAACGAGTTGAAGCAGAAAAAGCCAGAATTGCTAAAGCTGAGCAAGCAGATGGAAAAGGTGGAAATGTGGCTAAAAAGAACACTGTGAACGGTACAGGGACTCCGGTTCACATTAGCACTTTGCAG AAATACCACTATCACATTGAAATCATGCCTAAGTCTTCTGTTCAAGAAATATCATATAAGGTTATTGCTCTTAAATGTATATAG